One window of Tachysurus vachellii isolate PV-2020 chromosome 21, HZAU_Pvac_v1, whole genome shotgun sequence genomic DNA carries:
- the ldlrad4a gene encoding low-density lipoprotein receptor class A domain-containing protein 4, which yields MRHHRPVPGTGSASSTDTTTSSTNATRSCDCSASQQPRGMERSELEFVQIIIIIVVMTVMVVVIICLLNHYRLSAFFSRHRRGGAMQPSGCSWPTDSLVTQQGATEVMFGPRSFDRFVPPSFIQREQSSRFQPTYPQMQTQIELPPTICLSDGEEPPPYKGPCTLALRSPEQQLELSRASVRAPPNRTVFDSDIMDVYGPRPPSTHSGKSASYSRLQGQGPPPTYSDVIGQSYPNFTSSSSPSSSFLHQHSNNAPPSNQRKAKDGRRDKPT from the exons aTGCGCCACCACCGACCGGTCCCGGGCACCGGCAGCGCGAGCTCCACCGACACCACAACCAGCTCCACCAATGCCACTCGCTCGTGCGACTGCAGCGCGTCCCAGCAGCCGCGGGGAATGGAGAGAT CTGAACTGGAGTTTGTTcagataataatcataatcGTGGTGATGACCGTTATGGTGGTCGTGATCATCTGCCTGCTCAACCACTACAGACTGTCAGCCTTCTTCAGCCGCCACCGCCGGGGTGGAGCCATGCAgcca agCGGATGTTCGTGGCCCACAGACAGTCTGGTGACACAACAAGGAGCCACAGAG GTTATGTTCGGGCCACGGAGTTTCGATCGCTTCGTACCTCCTTCATTTATCCAGAGGGAGCAGTCGAGCCGTTTCCAGCCCACATACCCACAAATGCAGACACAAATCGAGCTCCCGCCCACAATCTGCCTGTCAGACGGCGAGGAGCCGCCACCCTATAAAGGACCCTGCACTCTTGCCCTGAGAAGCCCCGAGCAGCAGCTGGAGCTGAGCCGTGCCTCTGTACGAGCTCCGCCCAATCGCACTGTCTTTGATAGCGACATCATGGACGTTTATGGGCCCAGGCCGCCCAGCACACACTCGGGCAAGAGCGCCTCGTACTCACGCCTTCAGGGGCAAGGACCACCACCCACTTACAGCGATGTGATTGGTCAATCTTACCCAAActtcacctcctcctcctccccctcttcctctttcttgcACCAGCACAGCAATAACGCACCGCCGTCCAATCAGAGGAAGGCAAAGGATGGAAGACGCGACAAACCGACTTGA